A section of the Falco biarmicus isolate bFalBia1 chromosome 3, bFalBia1.pri, whole genome shotgun sequence genome encodes:
- the LOC130146403 gene encoding serine/threonine-protein kinase SBK2-like → MAESSAVAAAGTAAPTVLDELLEITAQSLVRTEVAEHYEVIKELGRGKYGHVMLVTHRQRGTPMALKLLPKASTKLHTFLYEYCVALSLATHPAIIGMFGIAIESSQYYGFLYEPALHKDLISIIKPRDGIPEPAAKQCAKQLVSALEFIHSRGLVYRDVKPENVLLFDPECRRIKLTDFGLTRPKGTKLKLVAGVIPYTAPELSNTTDAQGVPIDTSLDAWAFGVLLFCLLTGYFPWEQSLPDDPFFEDFMLWQETGLEEDLPRHWKRLTAEAALMLRSLLALDPTKRGPVSGALRYVDCPWRLEDGHSEEAVVKP, encoded by the exons ATGGCTGAGAGCTCAGCTGTGGCagcggcagggacagcagcaccaACAGTGCTAGATGAGCTTCTGGAGATCACAGCTCAGAGCCTGGTGCGCACCGAGGTGGCCGAACACTATGAGGTTATcaaggagctgggcaggggcaaGTATGGCCACGTGATGCTAGTGACCCACAGGCAGAGAG ggactCCTATGGCTCTCAAGCTGCTACCCAAAGCCAGTACCAAGCTGCACACCTTCCTGTACGAGTATTGCGTGGCGCTTTCCCTTGCCACTCACCCTGCCATCATCGGCATGTTTGGAATTGCCATTGAGTCCAGCCAATACTATGGCTTCCTCTATGAACCAGCACTGCACAAAGACCTCATTTCTATCATCAAACCCCGG GACGGTATCCCCGAGCCAGCTGCGAAGCAGTGTGCCAAGCAGCTTGTGAGCGCGCTGGAGTTCATCCACAGCCGAGGGCTCGTGTATCGTGATGTCAAGCCTGAGAACGTGCTGCTTTTTGATCCCGAGTGCCGGCGCATCAAGCTGACTGACTTCGGGCTTACACGGCCTAAGGGTACCAAGCTCAAGCTGGTGGCAGGGGTAATCCCCTACACCGCCCCCGAGCTGAGCAACACCACTGATGCCCAGGGGGTGCCCATTGACACCAGCTTGGATGCCTGGGCCTTCGGcgtgctgcttttctgcctgctgaCAGGCTACTtcccctgggagcagagcctgccAGATGACCCCTTCTTTGAGGACTTCATGCTGTGGCAGGAGACAGGCCTGGAGGAGGACCTGCCCCGCCACTGGAAACGCCTGACGGCTGAGGCTGCCCTGATGCTGCGGAGCCTGCTGGCCCTAGATCCCACCAAGCGTGGCCCTGTCAGTGGGGCGCTGCGCTATGTGGATTGCCCTTGGAGGCTGGAGGATGGGCACAGCGAGGAGGCTGTGGTGAAGCCCTAG